In a single window of the Euleptes europaea isolate rEulEur1 chromosome 4, rEulEur1.hap1, whole genome shotgun sequence genome:
- the SGTB gene encoding small glutamine-rich tetratricopeptide repeat-containing protein beta: MSSVKRLVYSVINFLREQSQMETFTSDEQESLEVAIQCLETVFKISLEDSHLAVPVRLTEMFADSCHKNEILPLSDSLPEDIEKADQLKDEGNNHMKEENYGAAVDCYNQAIELDPNNAVYYCNRAAAQSKLNNYNEAIKDCERAIAIDPKYSKAYGRMGLALTSINKYQEAINSYRKALDLDPENDSYKSNLKVAEQKLRDVASPTGTGLSFDMASLINNPAFISMAASLMQNPQVQQLMSGMMTNAIGGPAAGVGGLTDLSSLIHAGQQFAQQIQQQNPELIEQLRNHIRSRSFSSSTEEHS; this comes from the exons ATGTCGTCTGTCAAACGACTTGTATACTCTGTCATCAATTTCTTGCGAGAACAGAGTCAGATGGAAACGTTCACTTCAGATGAACAAGAAAGCCTGGAAG TGGCAATTCAGTGTTTGGAAACGGTTTTTAAAATCAGTCTGGAGGATTCTCATCTTGCTGTACCTGTACGCTTGACAGAAATGTTTGCAGACTCCTGTCATAAG AATGAGATACTGCCTCTCTCAGATTCTTTGCCAGAGGATATTGAGAAAGCTGACCAACTAAAGGATGAAG GTAATAATCACATGAAGGAAGAAAATTATGGGGCTGCAGTGGATTGTTACAATCAGGCTATAGAACTGGATCCCAATAATGCTGTCTATTACTGCAACAG AGCTGCTGCTCAGAGCAAACTGAACAACTATAATGAAGCAATAAAAGACTGTGAAAGAGCAATAGCAATAGATCCAAAATACAGCAAAGCATACGGAAGAATGGG ATTGGCTCTGACTTCAATTAACAAATACCAAGAAGCAATCAACAGTTACCGAAAAGCTCTGGACCTTGATCCAGAAAATGACTCTTATAAATCGAATCTGAAAGTAGCTGAGCAAAAATTAAGAGATGTGGCCAGTCCA ACTGGAACTGGATTGAGTTTTGATATGGCAAGCTTGATAAACAACCCTGCCTTCATTAGTATG GCAGCAAGTTTAATGCAGAATCCACAAGTTCAACAATT GATGTCTGGTATGATGACAAATGCTATCGGGGGTCCTGCTGCAGGTGTTGGTGGCCTCACAGATCTGTCAAGCCTCATACATGC GGGGCAGCAGTTCGCACAGCAGATACAGCAGCAAAACCCAGAGCTTATAGAGCAGTTGCGAAACCACATCCGAAGCAGATCTTTCAGCAGCAGCACGGAAGAACACTCCTGA